The following nucleotide sequence is from Hippopotamus amphibius kiboko isolate mHipAmp2 chromosome 11, mHipAmp2.hap2, whole genome shotgun sequence.
AGGAGTTTCTGACCTGCAGACACTAGTTTGCAGGAACAAAGGAATCCAGGTGTTTAGGCCAACAGTTTATGTTGCCTGTGTCTGGGGCTCTGTTCAGGGCTGTCAGCAGTTCTGCAGGAGGCAGCATTCCCCTGACCTCCTCCCACCGTCCCAGTTCTTATAGGCACCTATCCTTCCTTCTACTGCCACACCTGCAGAAACAGTTCTGTGCAGCAACTGAAACAGTTAATGACCTCAATATGCTCCAAAAAGGCTCCAGAAACACAGCCTAACCCCTTTCACAGAGGGTACTCCAGTCGTATGTGGACCCAGATCACAAAGCCATCCCAGAACCCTGATCTCCTGCCCACCCGCCACTGCCCAGCCCATCCGTTCATCTTTTGGAGACTCCACAGGCCTTCAAGAACCCGAATGATGATTCTCTGAATAAGAATTTATATATTAAGTCTGACCCCTGTGGGTTTTCTTAGGAATATGGTGACAaggctttcctttcttcctttttcttttaaatctcatcATAGGGCACCAAGTCCTCTCCCCTCATCACCTCCCATGACCCTCCTCAAGAAGAGCCCTGACCTGGACCCCAGGAGAAATCCCTAAGGTCCTGCACATACCCCGTCACTCACTGTGACCGGCCTTTATCTCCCACTACATCATGCCAAAACACTGACTGTACTTTCAAAACCCAGGGCCCACATCTGACCAgcaccccatcccatccccacccctcactGTGTGGGGCACACCTTGGCAACCAGACTGCTGTGTCCCGGAGGCGGGTTCCACCCAGGCTGAAAATCTCCGTGATCTGGGGAAGAATTAACATCAGGGTCAACATGGCTGGTGGGGCTAAAGCAGGGTCAGGACAGGGTCAGGTGTCCCCCAGCACTGACCACAGGCGTgccagcccctcctgcctcctcctctggggCCAAGTCAGAGGCGGAGTCATCCTTGTTCTCCTCCTTGTCCTCCTCAGGGTCAGGTGGCTCTTGCTTCACAGGTGGCAGGCCTGGGTCTACTGCCTGGGAGAGTTGGGAAACAGGCAGTTGTCagaagggcagggctggcctgagGAAAGTGTCTCTATCAGCCAACCTGTCACTGTGCTGACAGTCCCACTTCTGTCATACTTGAGCACAGAAGAACCATCTCTCTGCCTACAAACCTTTCCCATTCCTCATAGATCATTTTTCTGTTAGCTGGGCAGCAAAGCAGGCAAAATTACTTGCCTGGGGAGGGTAGGGCATCTGTCAGACAGGCAGGATAATTCTGTGAGAGGCTGTAATCAGCACACCTATTACTTTGCTCAAAGAACCACCATCATGGCTCACCATCACTCTGCTCACAGACCACCCGTCACTGACCCCCACCTTGCTGGGGCAGCCAGGCAGCAATACAGGAGAAGTCAGGATGGCTGTGCCCGGTGTCCAGTCTTCCTGGGCATCCGCCTTCTCTTGCTTCACCTGGGGTAAGGCCACAACCCAACTCAGGCCAGGGCACTGGGCCTCCTGTGTGAAGGAGGATTGCAGCagacttggtcccagcttccccgcACGAGGCTGGGTGGGGTTGGGAAGGGCAGGATAAGGTGGGACCCTCACCTGCAACAGAGCTTCTGCAGAAGCTGGGGCTGGGCCAGGCACCTGCACGGGACTGCTTGCACCCTCCCGTAAGAACACAAGGTCGGTGCCAGGTGGAGGCAACACAAAGCCACTGCCTTCTTCCTGCTTCATTGGCGTCTGGGCACGGGCTGGTTGGGCTATGGGTATGGCCAAGGGAGGCTTCAGGGTCTGACCCAGACGGGGCCTTCGAGTAGAGCCAGGCCTCTTTCGACGAGGGTAAGGTGGGGGCGGCCCTGCCCCATCCTCGGACCCTGCCCAGACACTTGGCAGCAGCCGCTTCTGTGAGGAGAGATGGGCTGTTATGGCCACCAGGTACAATGACCAACCATACTACACTGCCCTGATCCATGTGCCTGCGAATcgcaccctccccgccacgtTAGCCCTAGCACAGAATCTCCTTACGTATGAGCCCCTCATCGTCAAGCCTGCTAGTCTCCTGTTGGCAATGCCAGTGTGCCACCCAGATTCCTCACTTACCCCAGCGTAACGTCTGCTAATTGTTGGCCAAACCTATtgccccacccaccaccctgaAGCTTCAGGATCCATCTGGCCTGTCCCCACCCACCTTACCAGGCTTGCCCACTCCTCCCAGGCACTGGGGGGCCTGGCACTATTACTCCTGCCCACCTAACCCTTTCTGCTGCACCCACCATAGCAAACTGCAGGCACTGGCGCCAACGACACTTCTGGCGCTTCTGGTTGCTGCCCCCAAATTTGGGCTTGTCACAGCAGAAGTCGCAGTGGCCACAGTCCATCCGCCGCAGGCAGGCTGCACAGGCCCCACACTTGCGGTTCTGCCGACGGTTCGTGTAAGGCTGCTGGGGAACAGGGGATGGCGGGTGCTGTCACTAGGACCATTACAATGCTACGCCTGTTACTCCTCTACTAGCCCCACTGGAGGGAACTGATTGGACACTAGTCTTAGCCTGACTCCCCACTAGTCACACCTCAGTGTCTGTTAGTCCAGCACCAGGCCGTATCACTGTACTGGATGGCCCTCGATACCATGAGGACCGTGGCTGCTCCAACACAGTATCTATCATTCTATCTGCTAGTCCCCCCACTAGCTACCAAGACAATGTCTTTGACCCCCAGTCTCCAGCAGGATTTTGCTGACGCTCTATTAGCTCCCATCACTGTGCTTGCAACATCCACTCATCCTATGTGAACTTTCATCACTATGCCAGCTTTTCCTCTATTAGCCCCAGCAGAGTGTTGGCTCATCTGACATTAGGTACTGTCACTGCACCTGTTGATGCCATATTAGTTCCTACCCCACGTCTGCTCATCCCATACTAGTACCCATCACTGTGCCTTCCTATTCCCTTATTAGGCCCATTGTAGCATCTGCTTCTTTGGGGTTAACCAAGCGCCCTGGGAGAGTCTAGGCTTGTCCAGGTAGGGTGAGGCCACTCACTAGCTCGTCCTCGTCTACACAGTAATAGATGAATTCAGCAGGTGGCGAGGGGGCCAGGGCTCTGGGGTGCTGCAGAGGCAAATGGGGTGGGGTCAGGGCAGGTAGTGGGTGAGGTTACGGTTGTGCCATCCCCCTGCCCACCAGGGCCTCACCAGCTCTGGAGACTCTGGAGGCTGCGACGGGGGaagtggaggcagaggctgggctcGGGGAGGGCGCCGCCGGGGAGCCACCTTGGAGTCGCAGCCTCCCCTGCGGCGGCCATGTTTACCCTGAGAGAAAGTCAGAAAGACAGTTTAGGCTTGGTGGCACCAGGCAGACACAggaccacctccctccccccaagtGTGCAGAAAGCACGCGTGTGGGACAGGCAGGCAGTGTGGGCTGGGGCACTCACAGCAGGGGGAGCCACAGCTAGGGGAGGGCGTCGTTGACCTCGCTGATGGTGGCGACGGAGGCGGTGCGCGAGGTGCTGGCAGACAGAGGCAGGTAGGTGGGGCCAGGGAAGTGAGCATGGCGTTGGGGAGAAAAGAAGACGTGAGGTGGGCAAGGCCAGGTTgggaggaagcagcagcagctttAAAAGCAGAATGAGCTCTGCCCCAGCCCACCAGCACCGACCCCTCCAGATTGACTCACCCGTAGGCAACGCCGCTGGACGCACCTCCACTGGCGCCTGAGACCAGGGCGGGGAGGGCGAAGGCAGACTCGACAACGGCCACAGTCCTCTCGGGTTTGACAGCCCCGGCACACTCCACACCCTCGGCTCTGTTGGGGGGTGCCGGAGGTGTGATGCATGGGGCCAGCACTATGAGGGCCAGGAGTGCGGGTGAGCCTTGGGCCCAACCCACCTGCCTGACTCACCCTTTCCACAATCCGGAGGCACCGTCTTCGCTCACACTTGCAGAACAGCCCCGAGGCCACATCATGGGGCAACTGCAGAAGGCAGGTGGAGCAGGCCCCACAGTCTTCCGTTACCTGGCAGGCCGCACACTCCCCGCAGCCCACACGCTGCCAGGAATGGGTGGGGCAAGGTCACAGGTCCAGGCAGAGTGGCTCCAGGAGCACTGCCCCTCACGTGTCTGCTGACCCCACATTAGCCCCCATGATCATGTCTGCTAGTCCCCTATTTGCCTCATCACTGTCTGATTAGATACTGATTAGCCACCATTATTGAGGCCGTAACAATGTCTACTGTTTCCCTGTGAACCTCATCACTGAGTCTACTGATTAACTCCCGTTACTGTCGGTTGACTGCGGCTAGCTCCCTACAAAATGACTCTGACACCCTGTGGATCCATCACTGTTCCTTCAGACTCTTACCAGCCCCTATCACATCCTGCTCCCACTGCACACTTGTGAGGAGGAAGCAGGTCGTGCTTACCTTAAACATCCTCTGTTCGCGGTTGAAAGCAATTCTCTGTgctgcagggagggagagagcagaaGAGAAATATAAAGGGAGCATCAGATATCTGACCTCATGACTGCCTGTGCCTTGACATCTACCACTCAACCTCCAGCCAGACACCTGTGTCCTAGTCTAACACCGAGCCTGCTCCAGCTCTATCTCCCAGCGCCCCAGGGGCCGCTCACCTCGGCAGTCCTTGCACAAAGTCTTGAGCCGCTGCCTTCGGGTTCCATCCCCTGAAAAGCTGATTCCACAGTTCTCACAGCACCTGGGATGGGAAACATGGGTGTGGGGCCCTAAGTGCAGCCCCAAAACAACCCTCCTAGACTTGACTCACTTTAGTCCAACACTCACCCAGGAGCAGGAAGTGAAGCTGGGACTGTGTCAGCATCAGCCTTGGTCTCATCCCTTGGGGTCTCCTTTCTGACCTCACTCTTCTGAGGTCCAACCTGACGTTTCTGAGCTTTGGCTGGCTTCGAAGGCTTCTTCCGCTTCCTGCTGGGGATGGCCAAGGAATGGGCCTGGAGATAACAGCAAGGGCAGGAGGAATGGAGGTCAGTGGGTGGGTGTTAGGTGGCTCAGCCACCCCTGCCTGAGTACCCCACATTGTACAGTACCTTGGGGGCTGGATAGCACAGGATGCCTTGTTTGAAGTCGAAGAGGGTGAGATCGCATGCAGGGCCCAGGTATCGAGTCAGTTCAACTTTGCTTCGGATCCTGTCtcctgtggggctgggggtgggccaGGACGAGTTGGTACCTAGGTGGAGCCACTGCCACTCCACCCACACAACCCTCCCACTGGGCTGGTGAATAGGCCTGCAGAGCTGGTGGAATACAGGAGGCAGCCTGGGATCAGCCTATGAGCCCTGATCAAGTAACTACCCCAAATAACCCTGAACAGCAGGAATATAAAAGGTGTATAAATACCAGCATGTATACAAACATTAATGAATAATCTAAACATAAACAGATACGCGTGTATTTATAATGTATGCTACTAGTGGTGTTCTATGtaagtgaaaataaacacaaataggAACACAAACATATTAAATAACATAACTGTGTTAGCATCACATactaaatacataaacaaataaagaaaacacataagaaacaaatgttttaaatatagctggcccttgaacaacacaggtttaaactgctcaggtccacttatacacagatttttttcaataaatatatattggaaAACTTTTTGAAGATAAGTggctattttaaaaaactcaatgaCCCATGCAGcctagaaatattgaaaaaattaagaaaaagttaggtgtgtcatgaatgcataaaatatacgTAGATACTGGTCTATTTTATCTTTTACCCCCACAAAACATACATAAATCtattataaaaagtttaaatttatcaaaacttatgCACACAAATACTTAAAGACCATATGTGGTACCAATTGCAGTCAAAAGAAACGTAAACAAACGTAAAGATGCAGTGTTACTTCATAACTGCATAAAATTAACTATAGTACATATTGTACTACTATAATCATCTCATAGCCACCTCCTGCTGCTATTGCAGTGAGCTCAAGAGTTCCAAGTATCTGCTTAAAATGCCATGGAAGGCTAATCATCTCCAAGTGAGCAGTTTGTTTCTCCAGTAAATTGTACATCACAGTAGAAAGAAACCCCTTGCAGTGGTTCTCGCgtcattttcactgtgtttaGTGCGATACCATAAACCTGGAATAACACCATATAGGATTCATAACAAAGTGTGGCTAGTCATGCCGGAAGTGCtcccaagaagcagagaaaagtcatgacattacaagaaaaacCTGAATTGCTTGACGTGTACCGTGGATTGAGGTCTGCAGCTGTGGGTGCCCGTCAATTCAAGATTACTGAATCCAGTGTAAGGActattgtaaaaaaaaacaaaaacaaaaaacaaaaaacaaaacaaaaaaaggaaattcatgaAGCTGTTGCTGCAGCTACGTCAGCAGCTCGAAAATCCTGTTCTTTTTGCAAAATACCTTTTTATCTTGCACTGAAAATGCAGCTTTTATGTGGATGCGGGATTGCTATAAGATAGCCATACCTATCAATTCCAATATAATTCGAGAAAAAGTGAAGTCACTGCATGACAacttaaagcaaaaggaaggtgAAGGTCCTAAAGCTGGAGAACCTAATGCCAGCAAAGGAtggtttgataattttagaaagaggtttggctttaaaaatgtcaagataACAGAAGTGGCTTCTGCCAACCAAGAGGCAGCagacaagttcccagatgccatTAAGAAAATCATTGAGGAGAAAGGCTATCACCCTGAACAAGTTTTTAAAGCAGATGAAAGTGCCccactctggaaaaaaaaaatgccacaaaggacatttactagtaagaaaaagaagttaGCACCAGGATTTAAAGCAGGAAGGGATAGGCTAACTCTACTGGTTTGTGCAAATGCAGTCAGGGTTTACGATCAGGACTGCCCTTATCTATAAAGTTGCTAACCCTTGAGccttgaagggaaaagataaatacCAGTTGCCAGACTTTGGGTTGTACAAGGTCTGGGCAGCGAGAACCCTTTTTTTAATTGGTCCCATTGATGCTCTGTCCCTGAAGCCAGGAAGTACCGTGCCAGTTAAGGGACtgcttttaaagttcttttgatattggACAATGCCCCTGTCCAACAAGAACCCCAAGAACTCAACACCAAAGACGTCAAAGTGGTCTACCTGCCCCCAAACACAACGTCTCTAATTCAGCCTCTAGATCAGGGGTCATAAGGACCTTTAAGGCTCATTACACACAGTAATCTATGGAAAGGATTGTCAACACTATGGAAGAGAACCTTCATAGAACATCACGAAAGTCTGGAAAGATTACACCACTGAAGATGTCATCGTTGTTATAGAAAAGGCTGTGAAAGTCACCAAGCCCAAAACAATAAATTACTGCTGGAAAAAACCTTGTCCAGATGTGCATGACTTCCCAGAATTTACGACCAAGTCAATCAAGGAAATAATGAAAGAGATTGTGGATATGgcaaaaaggagggaggggatgaagGGTTTCAAGACATGCATCTTGGATTCAAAAGCTAATCAGACACCACACCAGAGGAATTAACACAAGACAACCTGATGGAGATGAGTGCTGCCGAACCAGTGCCACATGATGAGGAAGACGATGAAGAAGGAGTAccagaaaaaaattgacattaGACAATCTAGCAGAAGGGTTCCAATATTCAAGACTACTTTGACTTATTTTATGACATGGACCCTTCTACGATATGGGCACTGAAACTAAAGTAAACAGTGGAAGAAAGATCGGTACtttatagaaacattttttggaaaaatgaaaaagcaaaaagtcaGACAGAAATTACAGCGTGTTTCTGTAAAGTTACACAAGTGTTTCTGCCTCGCCTGGCTCCCTGaccacctcctccttcttctgcctctgccctgctcctcaGCAAGACCAAagccctcctctttctcttcctcctcagcctACCCAGCATGAAGACAACAAAGATGAAGACCTTCATGATGATCCTCTTCCACGTAATGAACAGTAAACAGCTATCAGGCTGTACAGTTAACACTTACCTATCGCATCTGTGTGTGAAAACCTGACAACTCTATGGCAAGAGCTGCATGAGGCATTTCTGTGTCATCATCATCACCCAAGTATTCACCTGTGTCAGACCTGAAGTGGACTGCCTGTACTTACACAGGCATAAGGTGAGTGATATTTAACATAAACTTAATAACGTGttatttttctcactgttttataactgctttcaaagaattacattaccaTACAGTATGCCTCTCTCTCTGGTAGAGAAAAGTGCCTATCATCACAggtaagttgttttttaaaaatgtaatgtttcCAATACTGTATCATGAATAGATTATAATACTGTATGCCATAAATTTTTTATAACAATTTGTTCAATTATAGTAGGCTaccataaagcaatcatattgctCCTTCTTAGTTATCAATGCATGAATTGTTATACCTGTAAATGAACGTAAATTTTTcatattatcttttcatttttgatgtctggTATtagtaatatgtataatatatctACAATGTTCTGTATCATATAAGATAATATTGGTGTAGGTACTGACAGGAGATTCATCTTGTAAACTGATGATGTAAACTTATGGTATTGATAAATACAGTACAGTACCGTGAAtgaactttttcttcctttcttttttctttttttcttttttaggcatGGGATCTCAGTTtctcccaaccagggattgaacccaggccacagcagtgaaaacccGGAATCCTAATCCTAATCATGGAcgcatgcagtcttaaccactggactgccagggaagtccctagtaggTAAGTTTTTAAGGAGTCAAAAGTTAcatgtggattttcaactgcacaggGGATTAGCACCCCTAATCCCTacactgttcaagggtcaactgtatacatGTAAATcagtgtacatatatacaaacacgtgtaaacaaataaatgcaacTACATACAAAACAAAGTGTAAGTAACTGATGTTGGGACACAATATTCCATAGGTCTCTCACATTTCTGCATGTCTTGCAAGAGCAGCACTGACTATTCTTTGTTATGaactatcttttcaaggatgtgTGTACAGCATCAGCCTTGGAAGATAAGAGACAGGGTGTCCTTCCAGAGCAAAGGGAAGGCATCCTTATTGTCCTAACATTATAAAAGACTGGATTCCTTAAGCTCAGGGTTCCTTTCCTATAACACAACCCAGTCCATATGTAGGTGCTAATTAATTAGCCCTCTACATGTCACCCTGTGGGAACTGGCATCTGCGGAACTGGCACAGTAATGACGACATATTGGATACTGCTCATGCTGTAATAAACTGTCTTTCATCTCTGACCCAGAAGTCTCATATCTCCTACCAGCATCCATAAAACTGCAACACTCACTTGTTATCTTGCCCTAATTAGGGTAAAATCTCTAGTCTTTTCAGTTCTTGatcattgcatttttatttataaattttgaaagttttataaaaattgtaaatatgtgaataaatgtacaactaatataaacatataaaaaacactatgtttttatttataaacttaTGAATAAATGTAATTGCAGATAACGATTTTACTGTATTCCTCCAGGGTAACAGCaacttacatacaaaaaaaagtttagaaaatttaATAACTATACCACTAACATATTCTAAAAGACATTAACATCCTTAAACATAActtgtttataaaaatgtatgttcatGTATTTATAATCAATTCTCATTATTCACAGTAATTCTGTTCTGTAAAGTCACCTTGAACACTGAATTAGTGAGTACAGAACCATAGCTCCTAGTGGAACTACAGGTTAGGTTCCTGTAAGCCTCTGGTCACATTTCTGTCAACTGATGAGTATGTAAccttgttttttgtgtgtttctgtttaaagacaccctGTTTAATATGGTCCTCTTACAAATAATTAACTGCATGGCCTCTGAATCATTTAAAGCCAGAAGCTTTGGAAGCCATCTGTGTTATATAGGTTCCTTTGTCAATGTCCTTGTAAAACAAGCCAGTCTCATCAGCATTGAAAGCCTACCCTTCTACATAACCCTTTTCCTGTATAACACTTAtcaggtgtttttaaaaattcttccagaCTCTTATCTGCAGAACCTGCCTCGCTTGCAAATTTAACACTTTTCATGATGCATCACCTCCTGAAAAGTGTGAGCCAGCCAGCACTAGCTGAGACAGGCTTAACGTTTTCATAACTCTGGGTAACATGACTGTTAATGTCCTTTGCTTTCAGCCTCAC
It contains:
- the MBD1 gene encoding LOW QUALITY PROTEIN: methyl-CpG-binding domain protein 1 (The sequence of the model RefSeq protein was modified relative to this genomic sequence to represent the inferred CDS: inserted 1 base in 1 codon), giving the protein MAEDWLDCPALGPGWKRREVFRKSGATCGRSDTYYQSPTGDRIRSKVELTRYLGPACDLTLFDFKQGILCYPAPKAHSLAIPSRKRKKPSKPAKAQKRQVGPQKSEVRKETPRDETKADADTVPASLPAPGCCENCGISFSGDGTRRQRLKTLCKDCRAQRIAFNREQRMFKRVGCGECAACQVTEDCGACSTCLLQLPHDVASGLFCKCERRRCLRIVERSRGCGVCRGCQTREDCGRCRVCLRPPRPGLRRQWRCVQRRCLRHLAHRLRRHHQRGQRRPPLAVAPPAGKHGRRRGGCDSKVAPRRRPPRAQPLPPLPPSQPPESPELHPRALAPSPPAEFIYYCVDEDELQPYTNRRQNRKCGACAACLRRMDCGHCDFCCDKPKFGGSNQKRQKCRWRQCLQFAMKRLLPSVWAGSEDGAGPPPPYPRRKRPGSTRRPRLGQTLKPPLAIPIAQPARAQTPMKQEEGSGFVLPPPGTDLVFLREGASSPVQVPGPAPASAEALLQAVDPGLPPVKQEPPDPEEDKEENKDDSASXLGPRGGGRRGWHACDHGDFQPGWNPPPGHSSLVAKRAKPPKGQGAEHHLERIRRSHQKHHAILASIKSNERDCLKAEWEQHNDHKFVDSLVKARVKDAMQGFIINTEERRNKLRELLASEENEYFTEMKLKEETIEEKKDRMRDKIRLLREKKEKERQDFVAEKLDQQFRERCEELRVELFCIHQKTVSRERKAQIAFNEELKRQKLVEEQMFSKLWEEDRLAKEKREAEEARRQKELVENTRLGLNAQITSIQVQRQAAQRLKEEEARLVEDNKAQVKFENEQDKLKKQKTKQEIRAALQKALQEKMEHIRQEYREDQDLNMKLMQSALQNLQEEADKKKQKREDMRREQRIYHQYLAQQREEEEAQEKELDRMLEKEKEKKFAEKDKELRLEKEARKQLLNEVMCTRKLQVQEKLQRKAKEQEELAMEQERINEGLKELNREERENFTRRFSLAQEYRKQLQMQMRSQQQAREAEKEEERREFEAGIAAEKNFQDKIQEILSTHQVLPRNVHPMRRACPNKLPP